A genome region from Coturnix japonica isolate 7356 chromosome 13, Coturnix japonica 2.1, whole genome shotgun sequence includes the following:
- the CD74 gene encoding HLA class II histocompatibility antigen gamma chain isoform X3: MAEEQRDLISSDGSSGVLPIGNNERSAVGRRTVLSAMSILVALLIAGQAVTIYYVYQQSGQISKLTKTSQTLKLEALQKKLPMSAQPANKMSMSMMNMPMAMKVLPLAPSVGDMPMEAVRPRSNKTEDQVRHLLLKADPRKTFPELKEDLLGNLKRLKKAMNAMDWQDFEAWMHKWLLFEMAKGPKGEEQNAIPAEKVAAPAPTPTEPEEMIFSGVDMLKAAK, encoded by the exons aTGGCCGAGGAGCAGCGGGACCTCATCTCctctgatggcagcagtggggtgcTCCCCATTGGGAACAATGAGAG GTCCGCAGTCGGCCGCAGGACTGTGCTGTCAGCGATGTCCATCCTGGTGGCCCTGCTGATCGCCGGCCAGGCCGTCACCATCTACTACGTGTACCAGCAGAGTGGGCAGATCAGCAAGCTGACCAAGACCTCACAGACCCTGAAGCTGGAGGCGCTGCAGAAGAAGTTGCCCATGA GTGCCCAGCCAGCAAACAAGATGTCAATGTCCATGATGAACATGCCTATGGCCATGAAGGTGCTGCCTCTTGCCCCCTCTGTTGGTGACATG cccatggaggCCGTGAGACCCCGCAGCAACAAGACTGAGGATCAAGTCAGGCACCTGCTGCTG aaagcagaccCCAGGAAGACATTCCCAGAGCTGAAGGAGGACCTGCTGGGCAACCTGAAGCGTCTGAAAAAGGCCATGAATGCTATGGACTGGCAG GATTTTGAGGCCTGGATGCACAAGTGGCTGCTCTTTGAGATGGCTAAAGGCCCCAAGGGGGAGGAGCAGAATGCAATCCCAGCGGAGAAAG TGGCTGCCCCTGCCCCGACCCCAACAGAGCCTGAGGAGATGATCTTCTCTGGGGTGGACATGCTGAAAG CAGCCAAGTAA
- the CD74 gene encoding HLA class II histocompatibility antigen gamma chain isoform X1 — translation MAEEQRDLISSDGSSGVLPIGNNERSAVGRRTVLSAMSILVALLIAGQAVTIYYVYQQSGQISKLTKTSQTLKLEALQKKLPMSAQPANKMSMSMMNMPMAMKVLPLAPSVGDMPMEAVRPRSNKTEDQVRHLLLKADPRKTFPELKEDLLGNLKRLKKAMNAMDWQDFEAWMHKWLLFEMAKGPKGEEQNAIPAEKVQTKCQAEASFRGVHPGRFRPECDENGDYLPKQCLASTGYCWCCYKNGTRIEGTATRGELDCSVAAPAPTPTEPEEMIFSGVDMLKAAK, via the exons aTGGCCGAGGAGCAGCGGGACCTCATCTCctctgatggcagcagtggggtgcTCCCCATTGGGAACAATGAGAG GTCCGCAGTCGGCCGCAGGACTGTGCTGTCAGCGATGTCCATCCTGGTGGCCCTGCTGATCGCCGGCCAGGCCGTCACCATCTACTACGTGTACCAGCAGAGTGGGCAGATCAGCAAGCTGACCAAGACCTCACAGACCCTGAAGCTGGAGGCGCTGCAGAAGAAGTTGCCCATGA GTGCCCAGCCAGCAAACAAGATGTCAATGTCCATGATGAACATGCCTATGGCCATGAAGGTGCTGCCTCTTGCCCCCTCTGTTGGTGACATG cccatggaggCCGTGAGACCCCGCAGCAACAAGACTGAGGATCAAGTCAGGCACCTGCTGCTG aaagcagaccCCAGGAAGACATTCCCAGAGCTGAAGGAGGACCTGCTGGGCAACCTGAAGCGTCTGAAAAAGGCCATGAATGCTATGGACTGGCAG GATTTTGAGGCCTGGATGCACAAGTGGCTGCTCTTTGAGATGGCTAAAGGCCCCAAGGGGGAGGAGCAGAATGCAATCCCAGCGGAGAAAG TGCAAACTAAGTGCCAGGCAGAGGCCAGTTTTCGTGGTGTCCATCCGGGTCGCTTCCGCCCCGAGTGCGATGAGAACGGCGACTACCTGCCCAAGCAGTGCTTGGCCAGCACAGGCTACTGCTGGTGCTGCTACAAAAATGGCACCAGGATCGAGGGCACTGCCACCCGGGGAGAGCTGGACTGCTCGG TGGCTGCCCCTGCCCCGACCCCAACAGAGCCTGAGGAGATGATCTTCTCTGGGGTGGACATGCTGAAAG CAGCCAAGTAA
- the CD74 gene encoding HLA class II histocompatibility antigen gamma chain isoform X4, whose amino-acid sequence MAEEQRDLISSDGSSGVLPIGNNERSAVGRRTVLSAMSILVALLIAGQAVTIYYVYQQSGQISKLTKTSQTLKLEALQKKLPMSAQPANKMSMSMMNMPMAMKVLPLAPSVGDMPMEAVRPRSNKTEDQVRHLLLKADPRKTFPELKEDLLGNLKRLKKAMNAMDWQDFEAWMHKWLLFEMAKGPKGEEQNAIPAEKVAAPAPTPTEPEEMIFSGVDMLKAK is encoded by the exons aTGGCCGAGGAGCAGCGGGACCTCATCTCctctgatggcagcagtggggtgcTCCCCATTGGGAACAATGAGAG GTCCGCAGTCGGCCGCAGGACTGTGCTGTCAGCGATGTCCATCCTGGTGGCCCTGCTGATCGCCGGCCAGGCCGTCACCATCTACTACGTGTACCAGCAGAGTGGGCAGATCAGCAAGCTGACCAAGACCTCACAGACCCTGAAGCTGGAGGCGCTGCAGAAGAAGTTGCCCATGA GTGCCCAGCCAGCAAACAAGATGTCAATGTCCATGATGAACATGCCTATGGCCATGAAGGTGCTGCCTCTTGCCCCCTCTGTTGGTGACATG cccatggaggCCGTGAGACCCCGCAGCAACAAGACTGAGGATCAAGTCAGGCACCTGCTGCTG aaagcagaccCCAGGAAGACATTCCCAGAGCTGAAGGAGGACCTGCTGGGCAACCTGAAGCGTCTGAAAAAGGCCATGAATGCTATGGACTGGCAG GATTTTGAGGCCTGGATGCACAAGTGGCTGCTCTTTGAGATGGCTAAAGGCCCCAAGGGGGAGGAGCAGAATGCAATCCCAGCGGAGAAAG TGGCTGCCCCTGCCCCGACCCCAACAGAGCCTGAGGAGATGATCTTCTCTGGGGTGGACATGCTGAAAG CCAAGTAA
- the CD74 gene encoding HLA class II histocompatibility antigen gamma chain isoform X2 — protein sequence MAEEQRDLISSDGSSGVLPIGNNERSAVGRRTVLSAMSILVALLIAGQAVTIYYVYQQSGQISKLTKTSQTLKLEALQKKLPMSAQPANKMSMSMMNMPMAMKVLPLAPSVGDMPMEAVRPRSNKTEDQVRHLLLKADPRKTFPELKEDLLGNLKRLKKAMNAMDWQDFEAWMHKWLLFEMAKGPKGEEQNAIPAEKVQTKCQAEASFRGVHPGRFRPECDENGDYLPKQCLASTGYCWCCYKNGTRIEGTATRGELDCSVAAPAPTPTEPEEMIFSGVDMLKAK from the exons aTGGCCGAGGAGCAGCGGGACCTCATCTCctctgatggcagcagtggggtgcTCCCCATTGGGAACAATGAGAG GTCCGCAGTCGGCCGCAGGACTGTGCTGTCAGCGATGTCCATCCTGGTGGCCCTGCTGATCGCCGGCCAGGCCGTCACCATCTACTACGTGTACCAGCAGAGTGGGCAGATCAGCAAGCTGACCAAGACCTCACAGACCCTGAAGCTGGAGGCGCTGCAGAAGAAGTTGCCCATGA GTGCCCAGCCAGCAAACAAGATGTCAATGTCCATGATGAACATGCCTATGGCCATGAAGGTGCTGCCTCTTGCCCCCTCTGTTGGTGACATG cccatggaggCCGTGAGACCCCGCAGCAACAAGACTGAGGATCAAGTCAGGCACCTGCTGCTG aaagcagaccCCAGGAAGACATTCCCAGAGCTGAAGGAGGACCTGCTGGGCAACCTGAAGCGTCTGAAAAAGGCCATGAATGCTATGGACTGGCAG GATTTTGAGGCCTGGATGCACAAGTGGCTGCTCTTTGAGATGGCTAAAGGCCCCAAGGGGGAGGAGCAGAATGCAATCCCAGCGGAGAAAG TGCAAACTAAGTGCCAGGCAGAGGCCAGTTTTCGTGGTGTCCATCCGGGTCGCTTCCGCCCCGAGTGCGATGAGAACGGCGACTACCTGCCCAAGCAGTGCTTGGCCAGCACAGGCTACTGCTGGTGCTGCTACAAAAATGGCACCAGGATCGAGGGCACTGCCACCCGGGGAGAGCTGGACTGCTCGG TGGCTGCCCCTGCCCCGACCCCAACAGAGCCTGAGGAGATGATCTTCTCTGGGGTGGACATGCTGAAAG CCAAGTAA